The following proteins are co-located in the Larimichthys crocea isolate SSNF chromosome XXIV, L_crocea_2.0, whole genome shotgun sequence genome:
- the LOC104922132 gene encoding Krueppel-like factor 11 isoform X3, whose product MDHQAKRRRHDSEHSVSSGTSGLDYTDLEAAEALVCMSSWGQGHFLGSTRLNPCKPRPLTPASDSCDSLLLPELPEPPKDFVSLSSLCMTPPHSPSFVEASALQSSSGLAVPSQLCGSSLSQPVLAPVAEKTPLLPRLPQPCRAMATSVIRHTADSTPCQHHIPVAPNSEKTRDRVMAAVVCQQQQQQQHITKTDQISTPPSPPAPHTPTSPASKTQQQASPSKSCLDSFCTPTHVNTQPQNSPPTPTAPATLSAPSVASPQIICQMFPVSSQSGIISAFIPGTVQTSNTGIRTATTSILPQPTSANGSPVQQSLIVGSAMPQGTVMLVLPQSTVSKAPHCPQTVMTLGNTKLLPLAPAPVYVPAGPSSGTTATKMDFSRRRNYVCNFPGCRKTYFKSSHLKAHLRTHTGEKPFSCSWDGCDKRFARSDELSRHRRTHTGEKKFVCPVCERRFMRSDHLTKHARRHMTTKKIPSWQADVRSLNKMAVGKTTPSKPALATLSMLVPAGSK is encoded by the exons ATGGATCACCAagcgaagaggaggaggcacgACAGCGAACATTCTGTCTCAAGTGGAACCTCTGGCCTGGATTACACGGACCTGGAGGCAGCTGAAGCGCTTGTGTGTATGAGTTCATGGGGCCAGGGTCACTTCCTCGGCAGCACTAGGCTGAACCCCTGTAAGCCCAGGCCACTCACACCGGCTTCAGACTCCTGCGACTCCCTCTTGCTACCAGAACTTCCAGAACCCCCGAAAGACTTTGTGTCCCTCTCTTCCCTG tgTATGACTCCTCCTCACAGCCCCAGCTTTGTTGAGGCTTCAGCGCTCCAGTCAAGCTCCGGCCTAGCTGTGCCCTCACAACTCTGTGGGTCCAGCCTCAGTCAACCTGTCCTGGCACCCGTTGCTGAAAAGACCCCGCTCCTCCCTCGTTTGCCACAGCCCTGCAGAGCCATGGCGACCAGCGTCATCCGCCACACCGCAGACAGCACCCCCTGCCAACACCACATTCCAGTGGCCCCCAATTCAGAGAAAACTAGAGACAGAGTAATGGCTGCAGTggtctgtcagcagcagcagcagcagcagcacattacAAAGACTGATCAGATAAGcacacctccatctcctcctgctcctcataCACCCACATCACCCGCctcaaaaacacagcagcaagcCAGTCCATCAAAATCATGTTTGGACAGTTTCTGCACCCCCACACATGTCAATACCCAACCACAGAACAGCCCACCCACACCCACTGCGCCCGCAACCCTGTCCGCGCCTTCCGTCGCCAGCCCTCAAATCATCTGCCAGATGTTCCCTGTCAGCAGCCAATCAGGCATAATCTCAGCCTTCATCCCCGGCACGGTTCAGACATCTAATACTGGAATTCGGACCGCCACCACATCCATCCTCCCCCAGCCCACCTCAGCTAATGGCTCCCCTGTCCAGCAATCCCTCATTGTGGGCTCAGCGATGCCCCAGGGCACGGTGATGCTGGTTCTCCCTCAATCCACCGTCTCTAAGGCGCCTCACTGCCCTCAGACTGTCATGACCCTGGGCAACACCAAGCTGCTACCTCTGGCCCCGGCTCCTGTGTATGTGCCAGCGGGTCCCAGCAGCGGTACGACAGCCACAAAGATGGACTTTTCCAGGAGGAGAAACTACGTCTGCAACTTCCCCGGCTGCAGGAAGACGTATTTTAAGAGCTCACACCTCAAGGCTCACctaaggacacacacag GTGAGAAGCccttcagctgcagctgggACGGCTGCGATAAGAGGTTTGCCCGCTCTGACGAGCTCTCCCGCCACCGGCGAACACACACGGGCGAGAAGAAATTtgtttgtcctgtgtgtgaACGGCGATTCATGCGTAGTGATCACCTTACCAAACACGCCCGCCGTCACATGACCACAAAGAAAATTCCCTCTTGGCAGGCTGACGTTCGGAGCCTGAACAAAATGGCGGTTGGCAAAACAACTCCCTCGAAACCTGCCCTCGCCACACTAAGCATGCTGGTGCCTGCTGGTTCAAAGTAG
- the LOC104922132 gene encoding Krueppel-like factor 11 isoform X1 has translation MAHLGSTSLFGLYLAMGGVLALRQCVLGWGVVTDTPSPLLAASCSLAGKLRTDCMDHQAKRRRHDSEHSVSSGTSGLDYTDLEAAEALVCMSSWGQGHFLGSTRLNPCKPRPLTPASDSCDSLLLPELPEPPKDFVSLSSLCMTPPHSPSFVEASALQSSSGLAVPSQLCGSSLSQPVLAPVAEKTPLLPRLPQPCRAMATSVIRHTADSTPCQHHIPVAPNSEKTRDRVMAAVVCQQQQQQQHITKTDQISTPPSPPAPHTPTSPASKTQQQASPSKSCLDSFCTPTHVNTQPQNSPPTPTAPATLSAPSVASPQIICQMFPVSSQSGIISAFIPGTVQTSNTGIRTATTSILPQPTSANGSPVQQSLIVGSAMPQGTVMLVLPQSTVSKAPHCPQTVMTLGNTKLLPLAPAPVYVPAGPSSGTTATKMDFSRRRNYVCNFPGCRKTYFKSSHLKAHLRTHTGEKPFSCSWDGCDKRFARSDELSRHRRTHTGEKKFVCPVCERRFMRSDHLTKHARRHMTTKKIPSWQADVRSLNKMAVGKTTPSKPALATLSMLVPAGSK, from the exons ATGGCTCATCTCGGCAGCACGTCACTGTTTGGTCTATATTTGGCAATGGGAGGTGTCCTGGCTCTGAGGCAGTGCGTGCTGGGCTGGGGTGTAGTCACCGACACCCCCTCTCCCTTATTGGCAGCATCGTGCAGTTTGGCCGGGAAATTAAGA ACCGACTGTATGGATCACCAagcgaagaggaggaggcacgACAGCGAACATTCTGTCTCAAGTGGAACCTCTGGCCTGGATTACACGGACCTGGAGGCAGCTGAAGCGCTTGTGTGTATGAGTTCATGGGGCCAGGGTCACTTCCTCGGCAGCACTAGGCTGAACCCCTGTAAGCCCAGGCCACTCACACCGGCTTCAGACTCCTGCGACTCCCTCTTGCTACCAGAACTTCCAGAACCCCCGAAAGACTTTGTGTCCCTCTCTTCCCTG tgTATGACTCCTCCTCACAGCCCCAGCTTTGTTGAGGCTTCAGCGCTCCAGTCAAGCTCCGGCCTAGCTGTGCCCTCACAACTCTGTGGGTCCAGCCTCAGTCAACCTGTCCTGGCACCCGTTGCTGAAAAGACCCCGCTCCTCCCTCGTTTGCCACAGCCCTGCAGAGCCATGGCGACCAGCGTCATCCGCCACACCGCAGACAGCACCCCCTGCCAACACCACATTCCAGTGGCCCCCAATTCAGAGAAAACTAGAGACAGAGTAATGGCTGCAGTggtctgtcagcagcagcagcagcagcagcacattacAAAGACTGATCAGATAAGcacacctccatctcctcctgctcctcataCACCCACATCACCCGCctcaaaaacacagcagcaagcCAGTCCATCAAAATCATGTTTGGACAGTTTCTGCACCCCCACACATGTCAATACCCAACCACAGAACAGCCCACCCACACCCACTGCGCCCGCAACCCTGTCCGCGCCTTCCGTCGCCAGCCCTCAAATCATCTGCCAGATGTTCCCTGTCAGCAGCCAATCAGGCATAATCTCAGCCTTCATCCCCGGCACGGTTCAGACATCTAATACTGGAATTCGGACCGCCACCACATCCATCCTCCCCCAGCCCACCTCAGCTAATGGCTCCCCTGTCCAGCAATCCCTCATTGTGGGCTCAGCGATGCCCCAGGGCACGGTGATGCTGGTTCTCCCTCAATCCACCGTCTCTAAGGCGCCTCACTGCCCTCAGACTGTCATGACCCTGGGCAACACCAAGCTGCTACCTCTGGCCCCGGCTCCTGTGTATGTGCCAGCGGGTCCCAGCAGCGGTACGACAGCCACAAAGATGGACTTTTCCAGGAGGAGAAACTACGTCTGCAACTTCCCCGGCTGCAGGAAGACGTATTTTAAGAGCTCACACCTCAAGGCTCACctaaggacacacacag GTGAGAAGCccttcagctgcagctgggACGGCTGCGATAAGAGGTTTGCCCGCTCTGACGAGCTCTCCCGCCACCGGCGAACACACACGGGCGAGAAGAAATTtgtttgtcctgtgtgtgaACGGCGATTCATGCGTAGTGATCACCTTACCAAACACGCCCGCCGTCACATGACCACAAAGAAAATTCCCTCTTGGCAGGCTGACGTTCGGAGCCTGAACAAAATGGCGGTTGGCAAAACAACTCCCTCGAAACCTGCCCTCGCCACACTAAGCATGCTGGTGCCTGCTGGTTCAAAGTAG
- the LOC104922132 gene encoding Krueppel-like factor 11 isoform X2 has protein sequence MPSRKFTEMDSNGTDCMDHQAKRRRHDSEHSVSSGTSGLDYTDLEAAEALVCMSSWGQGHFLGSTRLNPCKPRPLTPASDSCDSLLLPELPEPPKDFVSLSSLCMTPPHSPSFVEASALQSSSGLAVPSQLCGSSLSQPVLAPVAEKTPLLPRLPQPCRAMATSVIRHTADSTPCQHHIPVAPNSEKTRDRVMAAVVCQQQQQQQHITKTDQISTPPSPPAPHTPTSPASKTQQQASPSKSCLDSFCTPTHVNTQPQNSPPTPTAPATLSAPSVASPQIICQMFPVSSQSGIISAFIPGTVQTSNTGIRTATTSILPQPTSANGSPVQQSLIVGSAMPQGTVMLVLPQSTVSKAPHCPQTVMTLGNTKLLPLAPAPVYVPAGPSSGTTATKMDFSRRRNYVCNFPGCRKTYFKSSHLKAHLRTHTGEKPFSCSWDGCDKRFARSDELSRHRRTHTGEKKFVCPVCERRFMRSDHLTKHARRHMTTKKIPSWQADVRSLNKMAVGKTTPSKPALATLSMLVPAGSK, from the exons ATGCCATCGCGAAAATTCACAGAGATGGACTCAAACGGG ACCGACTGTATGGATCACCAagcgaagaggaggaggcacgACAGCGAACATTCTGTCTCAAGTGGAACCTCTGGCCTGGATTACACGGACCTGGAGGCAGCTGAAGCGCTTGTGTGTATGAGTTCATGGGGCCAGGGTCACTTCCTCGGCAGCACTAGGCTGAACCCCTGTAAGCCCAGGCCACTCACACCGGCTTCAGACTCCTGCGACTCCCTCTTGCTACCAGAACTTCCAGAACCCCCGAAAGACTTTGTGTCCCTCTCTTCCCTG tgTATGACTCCTCCTCACAGCCCCAGCTTTGTTGAGGCTTCAGCGCTCCAGTCAAGCTCCGGCCTAGCTGTGCCCTCACAACTCTGTGGGTCCAGCCTCAGTCAACCTGTCCTGGCACCCGTTGCTGAAAAGACCCCGCTCCTCCCTCGTTTGCCACAGCCCTGCAGAGCCATGGCGACCAGCGTCATCCGCCACACCGCAGACAGCACCCCCTGCCAACACCACATTCCAGTGGCCCCCAATTCAGAGAAAACTAGAGACAGAGTAATGGCTGCAGTggtctgtcagcagcagcagcagcagcagcacattacAAAGACTGATCAGATAAGcacacctccatctcctcctgctcctcataCACCCACATCACCCGCctcaaaaacacagcagcaagcCAGTCCATCAAAATCATGTTTGGACAGTTTCTGCACCCCCACACATGTCAATACCCAACCACAGAACAGCCCACCCACACCCACTGCGCCCGCAACCCTGTCCGCGCCTTCCGTCGCCAGCCCTCAAATCATCTGCCAGATGTTCCCTGTCAGCAGCCAATCAGGCATAATCTCAGCCTTCATCCCCGGCACGGTTCAGACATCTAATACTGGAATTCGGACCGCCACCACATCCATCCTCCCCCAGCCCACCTCAGCTAATGGCTCCCCTGTCCAGCAATCCCTCATTGTGGGCTCAGCGATGCCCCAGGGCACGGTGATGCTGGTTCTCCCTCAATCCACCGTCTCTAAGGCGCCTCACTGCCCTCAGACTGTCATGACCCTGGGCAACACCAAGCTGCTACCTCTGGCCCCGGCTCCTGTGTATGTGCCAGCGGGTCCCAGCAGCGGTACGACAGCCACAAAGATGGACTTTTCCAGGAGGAGAAACTACGTCTGCAACTTCCCCGGCTGCAGGAAGACGTATTTTAAGAGCTCACACCTCAAGGCTCACctaaggacacacacag GTGAGAAGCccttcagctgcagctgggACGGCTGCGATAAGAGGTTTGCCCGCTCTGACGAGCTCTCCCGCCACCGGCGAACACACACGGGCGAGAAGAAATTtgtttgtcctgtgtgtgaACGGCGATTCATGCGTAGTGATCACCTTACCAAACACGCCCGCCGTCACATGACCACAAAGAAAATTCCCTCTTGGCAGGCTGACGTTCGGAGCCTGAACAAAATGGCGGTTGGCAAAACAACTCCCTCGAAACCTGCCCTCGCCACACTAAGCATGCTGGTGCCTGCTGGTTCAAAGTAG
- the grhl1 gene encoding grainyhead-like protein 1 homolog isoform X1, translating to MSQEHDNKRAVLVLQNEPGYGGQRRSFTTEDEAWKSFLENPLTAATKAMMSINGDEDSAAALGLLYDYYKVPREKRTIPQSKPEALVCDVDPNKRNQIQAGHPIAPHQEAGMENRIQVLKGPFNILQLAQDKRSHFPSPDTTVTVSIATVPNYPPIKTEVPSHGFSVTIPNNCTETDNHVGVYDRQLTHNGVQYSPNTQSRTPPDSTFTESFKDGSQEVFSFPGDLQLRMASMTPDEYPQFDTVPGNNFEYTLEASKSLRQKTGDGTMTYLNKGQFYPITLREVDNKGMQQPITKVRSVVMVVFGEEKCREDQLKHWKYWHSRQHTAKQRCLDIADYKESFNTIGNIEEISYNSISFTWDTNEEAKIFVSVNCLSTDFSSQKGVKGLPLNLQIDTYSYNNRSNKPIHRAFCQIKVFCDKGAERKIRDEERKQSRRKGKVAELNPGLAFVDVKVPILQKRNDVTIFKMMTDFETQPVLFIPDIHFSSFQRHPFSTDDGEESSSMKRLPFNDEEFGSPPNKMARAEEPKKVLLYVRKETEEVFDALMLKNPTLKGLVEAISEKYELPLDKVGKVYKKCKKGILVHMDDNIIKHYSNEDTFQITMEELGGMYKLTLTEI from the exons ATGTCACAGGAGCATGACAA TAAGCGTGCGGTCCTGGTTCTCCAGAACGAGCCAGGCTATGGTGGCCAGCGTCGCTCCTTCACCACAGAAGATGAAGCCTGGAAATCATTTCTGGAGAACCCACTGACAGCCGCCACCAAGGCCATGATGAGCATAAACGGAGACGAGGACAGTGCTGCGGCTCTCGGCCTGCTCTACGACTACTATAAG GTGCCCAGGGAAAAGAGAACAATACCCCAGAGCAAGCCAGAAGCACTGGTCTGTGATGTGGATCCCAACAAAAG GAACCAGATCCAGGCCGGACACCCCATAGCTCCACATCAGGAAGCCGGTATGGAGAACAGGATCCAGGTCCTCAAGGGGCCCTTCAATATTCTTCAGCTGGCTCAGGACAAGAGGAGCCATTTCCCCTCACCAG aCACGACTGTCACAGTTTCCATTGCCACCGTGCCAAACTACCCGCCCATCAAGACAGAGGTACCCAGCCACGGCTTCTCGGTCACCATACCAAACAACTGCACCGAAACCGACAACCATGTGGGCGTCTATGACCGCCAGCTCACCCACAATGGGGTCCAGTACAGCCCCAACACCCAGTCCCGCACGCCCCCCGACTCCACCTTCACTGAGAGTTTCAAGGATGGTTCccaggag GTGTTTTCCTTCCCGGGGGATCTCCAGTTACGTATGGCCTCCATGACGCCTGACGAATACCCTCAGTTTGACACTGTGCCGGG gAATAATTTCGAGTACACCCTTGAGGCCTCAAAGTCTCTGCGTCAGAAGACAGGAGACGGGACCATGACGTACTTGAACAAGGGCCAGTTTTACCCAATCACCCTCAGGGAGGTTGACAACAAAGGCATGCAGCAACCCATCACCAAAGTCAGG AGTGTAGTGATGGTGGTCTTCGGAGAGGAGAAGTGCAGAGAAGATCAGCTGAAACACTGGAAGTACTGGCACTCCAGACAGCACACTGCCAAACAGAGGTGTCTGGACATCG CTGACTACAAGGAGAGCTTCAACACCATTGGCAACATCGAGGAGATTTCCTATAACTCCATTTCCTTCACTTGGGACACCAACGAGGAGGCCAAA ATCTTCGTCTCCGTCAACTGCCTGAGCACAGACTTCTCCTCTCAGAAGGGCGTGAAGGGTCTTCCTCTGAACCTGCAGATCGACACCTACAGCTACAACAACCGCAGCAACAAGCCCATCCACCGTGCCTTCTGCCAGATCAAAGTCTTCTGTGACAAGGGAGCTGAGAGGAAGATCcgagacgaggagaggaagcagTCACGCCGGAAAGGAAAGGTTGCTGAGCTCAACCCTGGCCTGGCCT ttGTGGACGTCAAAGTACCCATCCTCCAGAAACGCAATGATGTGACCATCTTCAAGATGATGACAGACTTCGAGACGCAGCCTGTCCTTTTCATTCCGGACAttcacttctcctccttccagCGTCAT ccTTTCTCGACAGATGATGGAGAGGAAAG CTCGTCTATGAAGAGATTACCCTTCAATGATGAGGAGTTCGGTTCACCTCCAAACAAGATGGCGAGAGCGGAGGAACCAAAGAAAG TCCTGCTGTACGTGCgcaaggagacagaggaggtgtTTGATGCACTCATGCTGAAGAATCCCACGCTGAAAGGCCTGGTGGAAGCT ATTTCAGAGAAGTACGAATTACCTTTGGATAAGGTTGGAAAGGTCTATAAGAAATGCAAGAAAGG GATTCTAGTCCACATGGACGACAACATCATCAAACACTACTCCAACGAAGACACCTTCCAGATCACCATGGAGGAGTTGGGCGGCATGTACAAACTCACCCTCACTGAAATCTGA
- the grhl1 gene encoding grainyhead-like protein 1 homolog isoform X2 has protein sequence MMSINGDEDSAAALGLLYDYYKVPREKRTIPQSKPEALVCDVDPNKRNQIQAGHPIAPHQEAGMENRIQVLKGPFNILQLAQDKRSHFPSPDTTVTVSIATVPNYPPIKTEVPSHGFSVTIPNNCTETDNHVGVYDRQLTHNGVQYSPNTQSRTPPDSTFTESFKDGSQEVFSFPGDLQLRMASMTPDEYPQFDTVPGNNFEYTLEASKSLRQKTGDGTMTYLNKGQFYPITLREVDNKGMQQPITKVRSVVMVVFGEEKCREDQLKHWKYWHSRQHTAKQRCLDIADYKESFNTIGNIEEISYNSISFTWDTNEEAKIFVSVNCLSTDFSSQKGVKGLPLNLQIDTYSYNNRSNKPIHRAFCQIKVFCDKGAERKIRDEERKQSRRKGKVAELNPGLAFVDVKVPILQKRNDVTIFKMMTDFETQPVLFIPDIHFSSFQRHPFSTDDGEESSSMKRLPFNDEEFGSPPNKMARAEEPKKVLLYVRKETEEVFDALMLKNPTLKGLVEAISEKYELPLDKVGKVYKKCKKGILVHMDDNIIKHYSNEDTFQITMEELGGMYKLTLTEI, from the exons ATGATGAGCATAAACGGAGACGAGGACAGTGCTGCGGCTCTCGGCCTGCTCTACGACTACTATAAG GTGCCCAGGGAAAAGAGAACAATACCCCAGAGCAAGCCAGAAGCACTGGTCTGTGATGTGGATCCCAACAAAAG GAACCAGATCCAGGCCGGACACCCCATAGCTCCACATCAGGAAGCCGGTATGGAGAACAGGATCCAGGTCCTCAAGGGGCCCTTCAATATTCTTCAGCTGGCTCAGGACAAGAGGAGCCATTTCCCCTCACCAG aCACGACTGTCACAGTTTCCATTGCCACCGTGCCAAACTACCCGCCCATCAAGACAGAGGTACCCAGCCACGGCTTCTCGGTCACCATACCAAACAACTGCACCGAAACCGACAACCATGTGGGCGTCTATGACCGCCAGCTCACCCACAATGGGGTCCAGTACAGCCCCAACACCCAGTCCCGCACGCCCCCCGACTCCACCTTCACTGAGAGTTTCAAGGATGGTTCccaggag GTGTTTTCCTTCCCGGGGGATCTCCAGTTACGTATGGCCTCCATGACGCCTGACGAATACCCTCAGTTTGACACTGTGCCGGG gAATAATTTCGAGTACACCCTTGAGGCCTCAAAGTCTCTGCGTCAGAAGACAGGAGACGGGACCATGACGTACTTGAACAAGGGCCAGTTTTACCCAATCACCCTCAGGGAGGTTGACAACAAAGGCATGCAGCAACCCATCACCAAAGTCAGG AGTGTAGTGATGGTGGTCTTCGGAGAGGAGAAGTGCAGAGAAGATCAGCTGAAACACTGGAAGTACTGGCACTCCAGACAGCACACTGCCAAACAGAGGTGTCTGGACATCG CTGACTACAAGGAGAGCTTCAACACCATTGGCAACATCGAGGAGATTTCCTATAACTCCATTTCCTTCACTTGGGACACCAACGAGGAGGCCAAA ATCTTCGTCTCCGTCAACTGCCTGAGCACAGACTTCTCCTCTCAGAAGGGCGTGAAGGGTCTTCCTCTGAACCTGCAGATCGACACCTACAGCTACAACAACCGCAGCAACAAGCCCATCCACCGTGCCTTCTGCCAGATCAAAGTCTTCTGTGACAAGGGAGCTGAGAGGAAGATCcgagacgaggagaggaagcagTCACGCCGGAAAGGAAAGGTTGCTGAGCTCAACCCTGGCCTGGCCT ttGTGGACGTCAAAGTACCCATCCTCCAGAAACGCAATGATGTGACCATCTTCAAGATGATGACAGACTTCGAGACGCAGCCTGTCCTTTTCATTCCGGACAttcacttctcctccttccagCGTCAT ccTTTCTCGACAGATGATGGAGAGGAAAG CTCGTCTATGAAGAGATTACCCTTCAATGATGAGGAGTTCGGTTCACCTCCAAACAAGATGGCGAGAGCGGAGGAACCAAAGAAAG TCCTGCTGTACGTGCgcaaggagacagaggaggtgtTTGATGCACTCATGCTGAAGAATCCCACGCTGAAAGGCCTGGTGGAAGCT ATTTCAGAGAAGTACGAATTACCTTTGGATAAGGTTGGAAAGGTCTATAAGAAATGCAAGAAAGG GATTCTAGTCCACATGGACGACAACATCATCAAACACTACTCCAACGAAGACACCTTCCAGATCACCATGGAGGAGTTGGGCGGCATGTACAAACTCACCCTCACTGAAATCTGA